In the genome of Rhizobium sp. NXC24, one region contains:
- a CDS encoding MFS transporter → MSSKDNTASSTLSAPLTNPTFRAIWIANQFSSLGWLMQAVAISWLMATISTSDVMVALVQASSTSPAFFMAIFVGAIADNFSRRKVMIIGRSLMMTASAMLTLSIAFGVSEPWIILGFSFLAGCGIALHDPAWQASVGDIVERPQLPAAVTLISVGFNTVRSVGPALGGVVVASAGPLFAFGIATFGFAVPLITLWQNKWKTLSSSLPREAMFTAIYDGLRFTAMSSEIKATIARGALFGLASTSILALLPLVARDQLHTDAVGFGVLMGGFGAGAFLGGISNPWFRQMLTQEMLITLACIALATCSFLLTFTSSLTFATIALAFGGAGWVTAWSGLGVNVQLASPRWITGRTISIYSALTNGGIAAGSWLWGTVAQSQSLSVAFGCSTGAILMVAALGLKLPISNRSESELEPSGNFSAPTVALDLKPRSGPILIITEYSIPEQNIDLFLEIMRERRHAQSRVGARHWTLTRDVGQTSRWIETYRTPTWTDYRRLHHRYTSADTQLDQELLRLSTDGCPSRTTILIERPTGAVRKSYPTVPYVSQK, encoded by the coding sequence ATGTCGTCGAAAGATAATACTGCTTCATCAACGTTGTCGGCGCCGCTGACAAATCCTACGTTTCGCGCAATCTGGATCGCCAATCAGTTCTCCAGTCTCGGCTGGTTAATGCAAGCGGTCGCGATCAGTTGGCTGATGGCGACCATTTCGACCTCGGATGTGATGGTCGCATTGGTCCAGGCCTCTTCAACCTCACCTGCATTCTTTATGGCCATTTTCGTCGGGGCGATCGCTGACAACTTTAGCCGACGTAAGGTGATGATCATTGGCCGAAGCCTTATGATGACCGCGTCCGCCATGCTCACGCTTTCCATTGCTTTCGGCGTAAGTGAGCCCTGGATCATCCTCGGTTTCAGCTTTCTGGCTGGCTGCGGCATTGCTCTCCACGATCCCGCCTGGCAGGCATCCGTCGGCGATATCGTCGAACGGCCCCAGCTGCCGGCAGCGGTCACGCTTATTTCTGTCGGGTTCAATACCGTTCGCAGTGTCGGTCCCGCACTGGGAGGGGTCGTCGTTGCCTCAGCGGGGCCTCTTTTTGCCTTTGGGATTGCGACATTTGGTTTTGCAGTTCCGCTGATCACCTTGTGGCAAAATAAATGGAAAACGCTTTCCTCATCCTTGCCGCGTGAGGCGATGTTCACGGCTATCTATGATGGCTTGCGCTTCACCGCTATGTCGTCAGAAATTAAGGCCACCATCGCCCGAGGCGCATTGTTCGGTTTGGCAAGCACGTCCATCTTGGCGCTTCTGCCGCTGGTCGCCCGCGATCAGTTGCATACCGATGCAGTTGGATTTGGCGTCCTCATGGGTGGTTTCGGGGCAGGCGCCTTTCTTGGCGGGATCTCAAACCCTTGGTTCAGGCAAATGCTGACGCAAGAGATGCTGATTACGCTTGCCTGCATAGCATTGGCAACGTGTTCGTTTTTGCTCACCTTCACCTCGTCCCTTACCTTCGCAACGATTGCGCTCGCCTTCGGCGGCGCTGGGTGGGTTACCGCCTGGTCGGGGCTTGGTGTAAACGTCCAACTGGCCAGTCCGCGCTGGATCACGGGCCGGACCATCTCCATTTACAGCGCGTTGACGAATGGAGGTATTGCAGCCGGCAGCTGGCTTTGGGGGACGGTTGCACAGAGCCAATCGCTCTCGGTCGCATTTGGCTGCTCCACGGGCGCCATACTGATGGTGGCGGCGCTCGGATTGAAGTTGCCGATCAGCAACCGTTCTGAATCGGAGCTTGAACCATCTGGAAACTTCAGCGCTCCCACGGTCGCCCTTGATCTGAAGCCGAGAAGCGGCCCCATCCTAATTATCACTGAATACTCCATACCCGAGCAGAACATCGATTTGTTCCTTGAGATCATGCGTGAACGGCGGCACGCCCAAAGCCGCGTTGGTGCTCGTCATTGGACACTCACCCGGGACGTTGGGCAGACATCGCGGTGGATAGAGACATATCGAACTCCCACGTGGACCGACTATCGCAGGCTTCATCATCGCTACACGTCGGCTGACACGCAGTTGGATCAGGAACTCCTAAGGCTGAGCACAGACGGATGTCCTTCGCGAACAACCATTCTGATTGAGCGACCGACGGGAGCGGTCCGCAAGTCTTATCCGACAGTTCCCTATGTCTCGCAGAAGTGA
- a CDS encoding IS66 family transposase: MVLPGPDLPDDVDALKAMIIALNAEKAATDAEIARMRAVQQKADERITTLTAILKVLQRAQNGTRSERLRLAINDEQIDFAFEEVETGLAAIDSELGQVGKARPKREARPRKGFAAHLERIEEVIEPEIPDDCQGLEKVLIGEDRSERLDVIPPKFRVIVTRRPKYAFRERDGVLQALAPAHIIEGGLPSERLLAYIAVSKYADGLPLYRQEAIYLRDSVVLSRSLMAQWMGHLGFELRILADYILERIKASERIFADETTLPTLAPGSGRTMKAWLWAYACDDRPFGGSGPPMVAYRFEDSRGGKCVARHLAGFGGILQVDGYSAYTSMIKERAKSGSNETIKLAGCWAHLRRKFYELHVGGINDAATASITAMTELWKVEDEIRGSDAETRARRRQETSAGIVADLFQLWEKELSKVSGKSKTAEAIRYALTRREALEHFLTDGHVEIDSNIVERAIRPQTITRKNSLFAGSEGGGETWATIATLLQTAKMNNVDPLAWLSQTLTRIANRWPAADIELLMPWNFKPDAVG; the protein is encoded by the coding sequence ATGGTTTTACCCGGTCCGGACCTTCCTGACGACGTCGATGCGCTGAAAGCGATGATCATCGCTTTGAACGCAGAGAAGGCTGCGACTGACGCCGAAATTGCCCGAATGAGGGCTGTCCAACAGAAAGCCGACGAGCGGATCACCACTTTGACGGCGATCTTGAAGGTTTTGCAGCGGGCCCAAAACGGTACGCGCTCCGAGCGACTGCGGCTGGCGATAAACGACGAGCAGATAGACTTCGCTTTTGAGGAGGTCGAGACTGGCCTTGCGGCGATTGACAGCGAGCTCGGCCAAGTGGGCAAAGCGCGGCCAAAAAGGGAGGCGCGGCCACGCAAAGGTTTTGCCGCCCATCTCGAACGCATCGAGGAAGTGATCGAGCCGGAGATCCCCGACGACTGCCAAGGCTTGGAAAAGGTTCTGATCGGCGAGGACCGATCCGAGCGGCTCGACGTCATACCGCCGAAGTTCAGGGTCATCGTCACACGCCGCCCGAAATATGCGTTCCGCGAACGTGACGGCGTGCTGCAGGCTTTGGCGCCCGCGCATATCATCGAAGGCGGGCTGCCGAGCGAACGGTTGCTGGCCTATATCGCCGTGTCGAAATACGCCGATGGTCTTCCGCTCTACCGCCAGGAGGCGATCTATCTGCGCGACAGCGTGGTTCTCAGCCGCTCTTTGATGGCCCAATGGATGGGGCATCTGGGCTTCGAGCTGCGGATCCTGGCGGATTACATCTTGGAACGCATTAAAGCCAGTGAGAGGATATTTGCGGACGAGACGACCTTGCCGACGCTGGCTCCCGGCTCTGGTAGAACGATGAAGGCGTGGTTATGGGCCTACGCTTGCGATGACCGACCGTTTGGCGGGTCTGGCCCGCCGATGGTTGCCTATCGCTTCGAAGACAGCAGGGGTGGCAAGTGTGTCGCGCGTCATCTCGCCGGGTTTGGCGGCATCCTGCAAGTGGATGGGTACTCGGCTTATACCAGCATGATCAAAGAGCGCGCCAAGTCCGGCAGCAATGAAACGATCAAGCTTGCCGGATGCTGGGCACATTTACGCCGAAAGTTCTACGAGCTGCATGTCGGCGGCATTAATGACGCTGCAACGGCGTCGATCACAGCCATGACGGAACTTTGGAAGGTCGAGGACGAGATCCGCGGCAGTGATGCCGAAACGCGCGCGAGGCGCCGTCAGGAGACGTCCGCTGGCATTGTCGCCGATCTCTTCCAGTTGTGGGAGAAGGAACTCTCCAAAGTCTCCGGAAAGTCCAAGACTGCTGAGGCGATACGTTACGCCCTGACACGCCGGGAGGCGCTGGAGCACTTCTTGACGGACGGTCACGTCGAAATCGACTCCAACATAGTCGAGCGTGCCATCCGACCCCAAACCATTACGAGGAAGAATAGTCTCTTTGCCGGCAGCGAGGGCGGCGGAGAGACATGGGCGACGATCGCCACACTTCTGCAGACGGCAAAAATGAACAACGTCGATCCGCTTGCCTGGCTATCTCAAACGCTCACCCGCATCGCAAATCGCTGGCCAGCCGCTGATATTGAGCTGCTCATGCCGTGGAACTTCAAACCAGACGCCGTCGGCTAA
- the tnpB gene encoding IS66 family insertion sequence element accessory protein TnpB (TnpB, as the term is used for proteins encoded by IS66 family insertion elements, is considered an accessory protein, since TnpC, encoded by a neighboring gene, is a DDE family transposase.) produces MITSGVVVYVSCQPVDFRKGAASLMALVRDGGLDPFSGALYVFRSKRADRIRIVWWDGSGVCLYAKIIEENGFCWPVPSAARVRLDHAQLMALLAGMDWKKIRPAKVRRPLSIG; encoded by the coding sequence ATGATCACTTCGGGTGTTGTTGTTTACGTGTCATGTCAGCCCGTCGACTTCCGCAAAGGCGCTGCGTCGTTGATGGCCCTGGTGCGGGATGGCGGCCTCGACCCCTTTAGCGGTGCGCTTTATGTATTCCGCTCGAAACGCGCAGACCGGATCCGCATTGTTTGGTGGGACGGCAGTGGGGTCTGCCTTTACGCCAAAATAATCGAAGAAAATGGCTTCTGCTGGCCTGTCCCGTCTGCTGCCCGCGTCCGTCTCGACCATGCGCAATTAATGGCACTTCTGGCCGGAATGGATTGGAAAAAGATTCGCCCCGCCAAGGTGCGGCGGCCACTTTCGATCGGCTGA
- a CDS encoding AAA family ATPase translates to MSRLTKLEIERRLLSGLSLSWKDSAGKSNSIKLETPAARRLFQFLLRSDVRSPTELPNVFIDGLQGEISGEYDPADTHGEAGENLGLFSWKLKSILTEGFGGINVWAGAPFEYSFDRQSLLIEGPNGSGKSSLIGAILWTLSGERLRDQTKSLPHALQPVFGENQKPIGSWPPIATYPPTEIDLTRSPKVRVELVFENENGEIARVERRLENGDISVNADPLLYLPDVLIETSLLMPSRLPLLRLDEGAGQLTSAVQKLTGLDDLIALGALVSGLCNGGREYLSYRKKELALERVKFDRALVDCEASLKSIDVTIPGFAPSDTKRSESKAKAFGKELVAKAAELTEAVRDDLSPDLELSKLAVQTQVSAALEATRSELGKGLQSLASWNDLETVHGALDDETVTAIEVAIDIAIAATKDAVGLLARSQVDNRFRLKAMAARWHVDHAIGPIDDCPLCQRVLQSPELKKELEGFRALGELATRQFEDNMNLIAGELDRAVPSTFRRFGENFLASGPSFALARDFTKKYIDAPNVSEILHGFKRLAGEALKSIPQSNFDYAVEQPVEDAATPSVNRKIETLRRFIALAKWYRDNAADWLGWWNRNALPRPTTSPEAVETLGEYLGRLADALREAEPYRKAAVAMRDAWSAGLVVSEIEDEQERRKAVSNEIGPLKDLSSLAESVARDAINDLSGRIAATLDRIHLAENLKFKDTSLRKKDGLTVFGNLVSDYRIDATLVANTSWLRAVLWAFIFALREEALEQLGKDGLPLFLFDDPQTTFDPDHRHRWCQHVAAMQQAPRDMQVILATHDPHFVELIKIGGVTGREAMIASAHKDIGYLAIIEGDALARRWDDFKSHPTPLGGRDYIGKVREHVEGLLRIMLRAEDANVSAVGRGFTIGDARSKIEHLHAKGFAPWDRSEFKALTKSLHQNLTSIKHMEMAHHASGLALGIAEAEDVEKHWRKELRPAIEACSAISREYRLLHAPYTALFSPPPSISLPNGYKSSVRKMKLEIIGRAAALSGGRAADGMFQSSGFDSATSKKIVLAQHAAYRCVSSTLEPVAKVGDIVLVKDAAEPSAKSLVIAISGGKLLARRFEIADNHSDVAVLTAQAINPRNIAPPIIAKKATLTLHKVVGVLYQRFNWVFQGSDHEVSDCGGTSAIDQIAEETIGLIEVVGQSAEPFALDKQHLMILPELQSLASLSQLDGRPVVACDADDNYYFKRLRFTNDASTLVLESLDSGGDHGPIVLAAPGFEGNSLRRVWPVAGVLFELPN, encoded by the coding sequence GTGAGCAGGCTTACGAAGTTGGAGATCGAAAGGCGGCTCCTATCGGGATTATCGCTTAGTTGGAAAGACTCTGCAGGTAAAAGCAACTCGATAAAACTCGAGACCCCAGCTGCACGCCGCCTTTTCCAGTTTCTTTTAAGATCCGATGTTCGATCGCCTACAGAATTGCCTAACGTCTTCATCGATGGCCTGCAAGGCGAAATCAGTGGCGAATACGACCCAGCCGATACCCATGGAGAAGCAGGGGAAAATCTTGGTCTTTTCAGCTGGAAACTAAAGTCGATTCTTACAGAAGGTTTTGGAGGCATAAATGTTTGGGCGGGTGCCCCGTTTGAATACAGTTTCGATCGACAAAGCTTACTTATCGAAGGGCCAAACGGTAGTGGAAAGTCGTCGTTAATTGGTGCCATACTCTGGACCCTCTCAGGGGAGCGGCTGCGGGATCAGACCAAGAGCCTGCCACATGCCCTTCAGCCGGTGTTTGGAGAAAATCAAAAGCCTATTGGAAGCTGGCCCCCAATCGCGACCTATCCCCCGACCGAAATTGACCTAACCCGCTCTCCGAAAGTAAGAGTTGAGTTGGTATTTGAGAATGAGAACGGAGAGATTGCTCGCGTTGAGCGGCGGTTAGAAAACGGCGACATCAGCGTGAATGCGGACCCGTTGCTGTACTTGCCCGATGTGCTTATCGAGACAAGCTTACTGATGCCGTCTCGATTGCCTCTCCTCAGATTAGATGAAGGTGCTGGTCAACTCACGTCGGCAGTCCAGAAGCTTACCGGACTCGATGACCTAATCGCGTTAGGAGCGTTAGTGTCTGGACTTTGCAATGGCGGCCGAGAATACCTTTCATATCGAAAGAAAGAACTCGCGTTGGAGCGGGTTAAATTTGATCGTGCTTTGGTAGATTGTGAAGCGTCTCTGAAGTCAATCGACGTTACGATCCCCGGTTTTGCTCCATCAGATACCAAACGTTCGGAGAGCAAAGCGAAGGCATTTGGAAAGGAACTTGTTGCCAAAGCGGCGGAACTTACGGAAGCGGTTCGCGACGATTTATCGCCGGACCTCGAGCTTAGTAAGCTGGCAGTTCAGACCCAAGTTTCGGCGGCACTTGAGGCAACCCGAAGCGAGCTCGGAAAAGGCCTTCAGTCTCTTGCGAGTTGGAATGATCTTGAGACCGTTCACGGCGCTTTGGATGATGAAACAGTTACGGCCATTGAAGTCGCGATCGATATTGCTATTGCTGCGACGAAAGATGCAGTTGGGCTGTTGGCTAGAAGTCAGGTTGATAATCGTTTTCGGCTAAAGGCGATGGCCGCCCGGTGGCATGTTGACCATGCAATCGGACCAATCGACGATTGCCCACTTTGCCAACGAGTCCTGCAGTCTCCAGAATTGAAAAAGGAGCTGGAAGGATTCCGCGCCTTAGGTGAACTTGCGACGCGTCAATTCGAAGACAATATGAACCTTATTGCTGGCGAATTAGATAGAGCCGTGCCTTCTACCTTCAGGCGCTTTGGTGAAAATTTCTTGGCTTCGGGGCCTAGTTTTGCATTGGCGCGAGATTTCACTAAAAAATACATAGATGCACCTAATGTCTCTGAAATCTTGCATGGATTCAAAAGACTAGCGGGCGAGGCGCTGAAAAGCATCCCACAGAGCAACTTTGACTATGCCGTAGAACAACCTGTCGAAGATGCTGCAACGCCATCGGTGAATCGTAAAATTGAAACGTTACGTCGTTTTATAGCTCTAGCGAAATGGTACCGGGATAATGCTGCTGATTGGCTAGGTTGGTGGAACAGAAATGCCTTGCCGAGGCCCACCACATCGCCAGAGGCGGTTGAGACCCTCGGAGAATATCTAGGAAGGTTGGCTGATGCTTTGCGTGAAGCCGAGCCTTATAGAAAGGCAGCGGTCGCCATGCGTGATGCCTGGTCAGCTGGGCTCGTAGTGTCGGAAATAGAGGACGAGCAAGAGAGGCGAAAAGCGGTTTCGAACGAGATCGGCCCACTGAAAGACCTTTCCTCATTAGCCGAATCCGTGGCCCGGGATGCAATTAATGATTTATCTGGTCGTATTGCAGCGACTTTAGATCGCATCCATTTGGCTGAGAACCTAAAGTTCAAGGATACAAGCCTTCGCAAGAAGGATGGACTGACAGTATTTGGGAACCTTGTCAGCGACTATCGGATTGACGCAACGCTCGTGGCGAATACGTCTTGGCTACGTGCAGTTTTGTGGGCTTTTATTTTTGCACTGCGCGAAGAAGCGCTTGAACAGCTGGGAAAAGATGGACTGCCGCTATTTCTCTTTGACGATCCGCAGACGACATTTGACCCCGACCATCGCCATAGATGGTGCCAGCATGTCGCAGCGATGCAGCAAGCACCACGTGACATGCAAGTTATACTCGCGACCCACGACCCGCATTTTGTGGAATTGATAAAAATTGGAGGCGTGACTGGTCGCGAAGCGATGATTGCCTCGGCGCATAAAGACATAGGTTATCTTGCAATCATCGAGGGTGATGCACTCGCAAGACGCTGGGATGATTTTAAGAGCCACCCAACGCCACTAGGCGGTCGAGATTACATCGGCAAAGTTCGTGAACACGTCGAAGGCCTGCTGCGTATTATGCTACGCGCTGAGGACGCAAATGTCTCCGCTGTAGGCAGAGGATTCACTATCGGTGACGCCCGAAGTAAGATCGAGCATCTCCATGCAAAGGGTTTCGCCCCTTGGGACAGAAGTGAATTTAAAGCGCTTACGAAGTCGCTGCATCAGAACCTGACATCCATCAAGCACATGGAAATGGCCCATCATGCAAGTGGACTTGCGCTTGGTATCGCGGAGGCTGAAGACGTCGAGAAGCATTGGAGGAAAGAGCTTCGACCAGCAATCGAAGCTTGCAGCGCAATATCCCGTGAGTACCGACTCCTGCATGCTCCGTACACGGCGCTGTTCAGCCCACCACCAAGCATATCTTTGCCTAATGGCTATAAGTCTTCTGTTCGGAAAATGAAGCTTGAGATTATTGGACGCGCCGCGGCGCTTAGCGGTGGACGAGCAGCGGATGGGATGTTTCAATCATCTGGGTTCGACTCCGCCACGTCTAAAAAGATCGTCTTGGCACAACACGCAGCCTATCGATGTGTCTCCTCAACTCTGGAGCCTGTTGCAAAGGTCGGTGACATTGTTCTTGTAAAGGATGCTGCCGAGCCATCCGCGAAATCGCTCGTCATTGCGATAAGCGGCGGCAAACTTTTGGCTCGTAGATTTGAGATTGCGGACAATCACAGCGACGTTGCGGTTTTGACAGCGCAGGCTATTAACCCTCGAAATATAGCGCCGCCAATAATTGCTAAAAAGGCTACTTTGACGCTCCACAAAGTGGTCGGTGTGCTTTATCAGCGCTTCAACTGGGTTTTTCAAGGCAGCGATCACGAGGTTTCCGACTGTGGTGGGACATCGGCTATCGATCAGATTGCTGAGGAAACTATTGGATTGATCGAGGTGGTCGGACAAAGTGCCGAGCCTTTTGCGCTAGACAAGCAACATCTGATGATCTTGCCGGAACTGCAGTCGCTGGCATCTCTGTCGCAGCTCGACGGTCGCCCTGTCGTCGCCTGCGACGCCGATGATAATTATTACTTCAAAAGGCTGCGCTTTACTAATGACGCCTCAACATTGGTCTTGGAAAGTTTAGATAGCGGGGGGGATCATGGTCCAATCGTGCTGGCTGCGCCGGGCTTCGAGGGAAATAGCCTTCGTAGAGTTTGGCCGGTAGCGGGAGTGCTTTTTGAACTTCCAAATTGA
- a CDS encoding transposase: protein MSEDMNHGRTFEILTAEPVRTRRKPKSWSDKAKALILEQALAPGANVSAVARAHGMDPSQLFGWRRVALASGSIQRLKTTENDEAFTRFEAVRTDTVEIQVGDTTLRVSASIDPTLLSGIVRAVRQA, encoded by the coding sequence ATGAGTGAAGATATGAATCATGGTCGTACGTTCGAAATTCTGACGGCGGAGCCGGTGCGAACGCGGCGGAAACCGAAGTCGTGGTCAGATAAGGCGAAAGCTCTGATCCTGGAGCAAGCTCTCGCTCCTGGCGCGAATGTCTCTGCGGTCGCGCGTGCGCATGGAATGGACCCGTCGCAGCTCTTTGGATGGCGGCGAGTAGCCCTCGCATCTGGTTCGATTCAGCGCCTGAAAACAACCGAAAACGATGAGGCCTTTACTCGTTTCGAGGCGGTGCGGACGGACACTGTCGAGATCCAGGTGGGCGACACGACACTTCGCGTCAGCGCTTCGATCGATCCGACGCTGCTGAGCGGCATTGTCAGGGCGGTACGGCAAGCATGA